The genome window TTGGCAAAGCCGTCGGTCGGGGACGATATCCGGACCGCGTTGAGCAGATCGTTGTAACTGTTGATGTCGATGGTGAAACCGTCGTTGACCGCCCGTTTGAGAATAACCCCGCTACGGGAGAGATCGTCGGCCAGCGTGCCGAAAAACCGTTGCGACTCGGGTCCCTGCAAATCGACCTTCCAGTTGTCCCTCACGTGGTTCTGTTGATAGAAAATGACCGTTATCTCCTTGCCAGCCATCCCATGGCCTCCTTCGTCACCGGCATACCGCTTCCGACGTCTTGCGCTGCAGTGATCCCAATACCATGTCGAGCACTGCCTTCTGGCCGGCCTCGTACTTGTTCATGACCGCCAGGCAGGTTCCCAGGGGAAAGTGCTGGTGCAGGTAGTCCGCATCACGGCTCGACAAGACGATGATCCTGTTCCGGTCCATGCCCACCTGGCAGGCATAGCGAACCACCTTTTCCCCATCCATGACCGGCATCTCGTAATCCACGAGGAGGAGATCCACATCCCCCTTCCTGATGAGTCCGAGGGCCCGGACGGGATCAGAGCAGGTATGCACGCGCAGCGCGGGAAAGCACTGCCGGATGTACTTTTTCAGAAACTGCGAAAACGATCTGTCATCATCAACGATCAGGATGTTTCCCATCAACTACCTCAAAGGGAGCGCCACGGCTGCTCCCTACTTGATCACTCGTGTGGCTGCGCTCAGTGCTTTGAATGGTACATGGAGATCCAGCGTTCTGGCAACTCCCATGTTGAGCACCAAGTCAACCTTGCGCGGCGTGTAAACGGGGAACTCTCCCGGCCTTCGGCCGGAAAGTATCTTGGATGCGTAATCCGCCGCCAGTTGCCCCTGTTCGGTCGGGCTGATTTCGAGGGAAACCAGCGCCCCCCGCTCAGAAGAGCCTGGCGTAAGAGAGATGACCGCCACCCGTGCGTCCGTGGCTTTCCGGACGATGCGGTCGAACCCCTTGCCGATCACCGAACTCTCGGAGACAAAAAGGCAGTCAGCGCGGCCGAGCAGATAGGTAAGCGCCGTATCGAGCCCCGCGGCGGACGGAACGTTCGCCTCGACAACCGCGAACCCCTGCTGGGCAGCCACACGCTTGACCTCCTTGAGCTGGAGGATGGAGCCGGCTTCCCGGGTATTGTAGAGAACGCCCAGCACCCTGATGGGCCGGATATCGCCCATGGCCCTGATGAGGGTTGCCACGGGCACCTTGGAACTGACTCCGCAAAGGCTTCCCCCCGTCTGGGACATGCTGCGCGAGATGCCGGTTTCGACCGGCCCGTAGACGTCCACGAACACAACGGGAATGCCGCTGGTTTCCTGCTTGGCGGCAAGGGTGGCGGGAGCGCCGAACGTCACGAGAAGATCGGGCTTGATGGCATCGAATTTCCGCACACTGTTCGCCCAGGAGATGGGATCGGGGTTGGGCGTCTGCGTTACCACTTCCACGGCCCCCTCCTCATACCCCCTTGCCGCCAGGGCCTTGAGGAACGAACGGTATGCATCACGGTAACGCTCCATGTCGCTGGTCAGAACGGCAGCCACCAGCTTGCCCGCCGCGAACGCCGACGACGCGCCGCAACAGAGGCAGAGCATGCACGCGAGTGCTATGAACGGTTTTCTGAACGCCATTACTCGGTTCCGGTCATCCCGCTACCACTTCGCCCTCACAAGAGCGGTCACCTGATGCACATTCCCCTCGTACAGGGAAGAGAGTTTATTGTCGTAATCCCGATAGGAATAGTCGAGGCCGCAGGAAACCAGTCGCGAGAGATGGTAATTGACCCGCGCGGAGAGCGAGTTCTCGATGGTCTTGGCTCGCGACACATCCCTGATCAGGAAGGTTGATATCCCGTCGGCCGTGGTATCTTCGGGCTTGAAGTCGGAGAGTGAGCGCACCTGCTGGAGCGCCAAGAAAAGGTCGACCCGCTCCGTGAACCGGTAGGATGCGTTCAATGATACAATCTGTGCCTCGGAAGTGTACTGGGTTCCCGCGTATCCGCCGAGGAGAAAGCGGGACAGGAGGATGGCCTGATCGGAGTGGTCCCGGAGGTATCCTGCGCTGACGCTCACCATGAGGGGCTCAAGGGGTGCGAACCAGACACTCGCCGCCCCGTGGACCGAACGGCGATCGCGCGGCAGGGTCAGGGTTCCGTGCAACGGCGGATCGTCGAACGTAGTGACGTCCTGCGTGACGTGATCGTTGTTTTCACGGACGATCTTGTAACTGGCGGAGATCCCCCAGCGCCCGGCCATGGTGTAGGAGGCCAGGATGTTCCCCTCATGGCGGTTTTCAGCTCGGTGCCGTAGGACGGGCTGTCGGTGGCCGTGTAGGCGTACAGCGCCCGCAGGCGCATCCCCTTGAACGGGCGATACAGCAGGGTCATCGTGCCGCGGTTTGAGGAGGTGGTATCGGGCAGGCGCCAGCGGTCAACGTCCGTGCCGGTGTTCGACCGCTGCAGGAAGTCGCCCCGATACTCGCCGTTAACGGTCAGGATGGTGTTCGGACGGAGGGAAAAGTTGGCCGACACCACATCGCGCCGCGTGTCCATGCCCGACCGGACACCCACAACCGGGTTCGACAGCGAGGGGACCTGAACGACGGACGGCGTGTCCCGGTCGATCTCCTGGTGCCGGTACTTCACCGAAAACGAAAACCATTGACAGGGGGTATAGACGAAATCTCCGGCCACATTCTGCAGGGTGTTGGAGGTCTGGTCGGCCCCGGCCACGGTCGTGAGCGACGACTGGTTGTCCCTTTTGCCGTACGAATAGGAGGCGGACCCGATGATCCCCCCCGTAAGCGACGTGTAGAGCTTGGCGGTATGGGAGTAGTAGCGGCTCTCCGGGGTGGTGTTGTGCTGGAGGAGCCCGGCGCTGCGGATCAGGGCGCCGTTTTCGCCATAGCGGGGCGCAAACTGGAAGCCCGGCGGCGCGATGCCGTCGTCCAGTTGCCTGATCAGGAAGGTGTAGAGGATATTGACCGGTCCCAGGTGGGCGTCAAAGCCGATGGTCCCCTCCTGGGTGTGGTTCTTGACGGGACGGGTCCGGAACAGGAGCCTGTTGCGCCGGTCCTGGTTGTTTGCATCCAGGTCGGCCGGGTCGGGCGACTCGTCGAAGCCGTAATCGGAGAAACGAAGCTGGGAGTAGCCGTCGCGTACCAGCATCCAGTGGCCGAGATTGAGGTGAATGGGATAGTCGTGGAATTTATAACGGAAATTGACGCTGTCCTGCCGCACGTACATGCCGTACTCGTCAGCAGGGTTCAGGTCGGTCGCGATGGGAACGTGCGGCGTTTCATGGTCAAGGTTGTGGTAGAGCGCCTCGGTCCGTAGGTTCAGCCGGTAGTACCCCTTGTAGTCAAACAGCAGGGACGCGTTGTAGTCCTTGGTATTAAGGTATTCGCCCTCAACGACCAGCTTGAGATCCCTGCCCACGGATCCGGCGGTGAACCGCCCCGCCCCGCTCGACCGGAGACGATCGTATTCCGCGGCCCGGCGCCCCTCGCGGCTGACATCGACAAACCGGTAGCCGGCGGAAAGATCGACAATCTCCCGCGTGCGGACGTCAACCTCCTCAAGGGGCACCTCGACGTACTCGCCTTCTTCCGTGACACTCTCCAGCGGAACAGCGGCAGTGTAGGAGAGTTCCTCCGGCTCTGCCGCCACAGCCAGCTCCTCGCCTCCGGCACCGGCCGGAATTGCCGCCGCAAGCAGCACGAACGCCGCCGCCAGCGTTGCTCTTAGCCTCACGAGTTCCTTCACGGGTCAACTCCTTGGCACAGTTGTCGGCAACTCACTGCAGGAACCAGGCACGCCCTTCGGCGGAAGGCATGTCGGTTCCATGGATCTGTGAATGGCAGTCGGTACAGCGGCTGGCGAAAAGCCGCCTGTTCTGGGACGCAGTCGCCGGGTCCGCGTCGAGGGTGTAGAAATGTCCCGAATGGCACTGGAGACACAGGAACGGCATGGCCGCGTTCAGAAGATGGTTGCTGACCGAGCCGTGGGGAGTGTGGCAGGTGGAGCAGTTCTCGGTCACGTCGCCATGCTCGAAGGCAAAGGGGCCCTGTTTGTCCATGTGGCAGCGGGTGCACATCTCCTTGACCGTGTTGCCCCGCAGCAGGTGCTCCTGGGTGGAGCCGTGGGGTTCGTGGCAGTCGGTGCACGCCATTTTCCTCTCCCGGAGCGGATGGTGTGAAAAGAGCTGGGCTTCGGCCTTCACCTGGGGATGGCAGCCGTAGCACATCTCCGCCATCTCCTCCCGGCTTACCTTCTGCTGGGAGCCTGGTGAAGCTTGTGACAGTCGAAGCATCCGACGTCGTTCAGGGCATGAACGCCGGTGTTCCAGTGGGCAAGACTCGGCGTTGACGCGGCGGTATGACATTTGAGGCAGATGAGCGATTGGGCGGGGGTATGCAGGTTCTTGATATCGAGGAGCTTGCCGGTGTCGCACTTGACCTTGTGTTCGTCATTGTACTCCACGTCCTCCCCGACTTTCTCGATGGCCAGGCTTCCCGGGCCGTGGCATGATTCGCAGTTGACCAGGGGGAGGCCTGTTTCGGGGCGGATTTGCTCCCCGTGGACGCTGTGGCGGAAATCGTCGGTTATCTTCTCATGTTTGTGGCAGCGGGCCACACAGTTGTCGGTCCCCACGTACTCCGCATCGAGCCGCCCGACGATCATCCGCTCATACTCCCTGACCGGCAGGAGCGGACGGTCCTGCTTAAGCGCGGCACAGCCCGCGAGGAACGAGACGCCGGCGACCAGTGTGGCACTCAATGCAACAAACGCTTTTCCGTATCCTCTCATGGATCTTCCCCTGTGGGCGAAACGCCAGACGCGGTCACGCGGTCATTCGCCCTTGATCCCCTTGGTGGTCGTGTAGATGAACCCCCTCACAATCGGGTTCTGGCTTGCCTTTATCTCGGCGGGGGTGCCCACGTCGACGATCCCGCCGTCGTGCATCATGGCGATGCGGTCTGAGACATAAAGGGCGAAGTTCAGATCGTGAGTCACGATTATGGTGGTGTTTTTCGTCGTTTCCTTCAGCCTCAGGATGGTGTTCGCCAGTTCGTCGGTGGTCACGGGATCCAGCTCCGCCGTCGGCTCGTCATACAGGATGAGGTCGGGGTTCATGGCCAGGGACCGGGCAATGGCGACCCGTTTCTTCATGCCGCCCGACAGCTCCGACGTCTTGAGCTGCTCGGTATTCTCCAGCCCCACCATGGCCAGCTTTTCGCGGATGATCTCCCGGATGCGCTGTTCCTTGCAGATACGCTTCTCGCGCAGCCAGAGCCCCACGTTCTCGCCCACGGTCAGGGAGTTGAACAGGGCCGACGACTGGAACACCATGCTGTAGCGGTAGTCGCTCGGCGTATCCTTTCCCCTGTTGACGAAGACCGGATGGCCGTCGATGAAAATCTCTCCGCTGTCAGGTCGCTCCAGCTTGACGATATGGCGCAGGAGAACGCTCTTGCCGGTTCCGGACGGACCGATGATGCAGAAGGTCTCCCCCGCGTTGATGGCCAGATTGACATCCTTCAGGACATGTTTCTCGCCGAAGTGCTTGTTGAGGTTCTCGATCCGGATGGAAACCCCGCGGGTATCGGTCAGGTCAACCCGGCAATCGCACCCCTCTTTCTGGAAAAAGGAGGGGGCAAGACCGTGCATCAGCTTATGAAAGAGCCCTTCGCCATCGTGTGCCGAATCCATCTGTGAAACAAAAACCACGGTATTATTCCTCGCGCGATAGTGGCCGGCATGATACCAGAGGCGCGGTCGTGCCTCAACAGCGGTGTTCAGGGCCGCTTCGCGCTCACATTAAAAAAGATAGCGACGCCGGTTGGTAAAAAACGAGCGGTGCCGGTAAATGTACTGCGTTAACAGCAGGATCGCCAGGGCGCTGGCGATGTTGTTGACCACCAGGGCTTCCTTGTCGATCGGCTCTCCAATAATCCGTTCCAGCTCGGCAGTGGAAATCATGTTCAGGTTGACGATGGTGTTCACCACCTCGAAGAGGTTGTAGCCGATCAGGCAATACCAGGTCAGCAGTTGTCTCTTGTGGATCCCCAGAAAGAGATAGAGGCAGATGAGGCTGTCAACGAACACGATTGCCTTGGCCGCCGTGCCCACGTATATCCTCCCCAGGAAGGGGAAGGGATTACCGTAACTGGTGGCCGTGACGATGAAGAAAAAGAGATAGAGCCCGGTCAGCAGCACGAGGCCGAGGGGGCGCGATTCCATTTCCAGTTCCTGATCTTCGGTCATTTGGCGGCCTTTCCGGGTGATCCGGCTGAATTGCTTCAGCGCTTCGGGCGGCGCATGTCGCTAATGGCGACACAGGCGAAAATCGTGGCCATGACCAGCGCGATGAAGATCCAGTCTGCAATACTGAAGCCAAACATATCCTATTCCTCCCCCGTGGCCTTCCTGAGGCAGGCAAGCGACTCCTCGTGGGCCGGATCGAGCTGAAGCGCGGCGCGGAACGACTCCTCGGCATAACGCGGCATGTCCAGGTGCATGAAGCTCTTGCCAATGACGCAGTGGATGTCGGCAATGGGAAACTCGGCGCAGAAGATCCCGTCCATGAGCACGTCCTGGAGAATGGCGACGGCTTCCTCGTAGCCGCCGGCGTGAAAACAGGCAAAGGCGGCTCCGATGGCCTCCAGGTAATCCACCGGGGCAATGAGGGGGAGCCGCCCCTCGCTGATTCGGGCAAGCCGTACCCGGAAACGCTCCGCTTCATCGGCATCGGCCGGATCAAGGGTATCGCGCCAGCAGGAGGCAGCCTCTTCGTATTTCCCCAGCAGGTAGCAGACCTCCCCCAGCAGGCGGAGCGCTCTGCCGTCCCCCGGCTTCAGTTCCAGGGCGCGCCGCAGGAAGTGCTCGGCCCGGTAGATGCTGACCGTGGACATGTGAAGCGCCGAAAGCCGCAGTCCCCGGTCAAGATAGGCACGGCCGATCTCCAGGGGAAGCCCCCCATTGCCGGGTTCGAGGAGGGAGAGGACCTTGAGGCTGGCGATCTTCCGGTCGATGTAAGGGACCTCCACATCCTTGCTGTCCAGCATGATGGCGTGGCTGGCCAGCTCCGCCAGGTAGTGGGGGTAGGCGTCCCGCAGCAGCGTCGCATAGGCCGCGCAGTGGATGCAGTCCGGGTTGGTCCGCAGGGCCTGGTAGACGCCCCTGCCCACCGCATCATAGGAGGGCTCTCCGTCGAGGGAGGCGTAATCCTCCTCCAGAAGGGGGACCGGCAGCCCGCCATAGGGAATCTCGGCCGCGCCGTCCTTGAAGACGAGCACCGCGTCAAGGGGGGGATAGTAGTAGGTGACTCCCTTGATGGGAGTCAGGTCCTGCACCTGCGCACTCATAGTCGTACTCCTCCTCGTGTTTCGCCAGCGGGGTCGTTCTGCCGGTCGGGAAAGGTATCGACTCCCGCATGGATGCCGATCATCTTATAGATGCGCACGTCGTCCCACGGCTCGTCCATGATGCCGTCGTGGATGGCCCAGCTCCGCCCCCGCACCGTCCGTTCGGCGCCGGGCAGCCGGAATGGCGTCGAGCCGTCGAGCCGCTGGTGGAGAATTCCGCCGGGCCTGAATTCCCGGTCGATCTCCAGCATGAGTCGCTTGCCCGTGACATAGTCGAAGCCGTACTTCTCGTACCGGATTGCATTGTCGTAGGTCAGGGGCTCCGCCGCGATCATTTCCACGCCGAGGGCATCCACAAACCGCTCGAACCGGGGAAAGAACTCGCCGAACAGATTGAGCCCGTGACGCGTCTGGTTCGGGAACAACCCCGCAGCCATGGCACGGATCTCCTCGGGAACGTTCCGCCCCTGGGAGGCGAAATAGTTGGACCGCCCTTCGGCATCCCTGTCCACATCGAAACGCGGGGCATGCGGGTCGGCAATGATGCAGAAGGCCAGCTCCATCTGCCGGTACGGGGTATCGGCCAGTTCCAGAAAGAAGACCGTGTCCCGGTCATCGGGCCGTGCCCTCACCTCGATCCGCACCAGGCCGATTCCCTCCGGGGCGATGATCCGCACCCTGCCGAGCCCGTCGGCCCCCCTGAGGGTTTCGTGCGACATTCCGAGCAGTTCGAACAGCCGGGGCGGAATCAGGCCGGCGTAAATCCGGTCGCGCTCCGCCTGGCCGAGACCATTGATCTCGCGCAGGGTATGGAGCTCGCGGCCCGAAGCCGCCACCAGCGGTTCATTCCCCGGAAGTCTCGCCATAGGAACCGATGATCACCGGGAAAATCGTCTTCCGGATGAGGGCTATGCTGTGCTCCACCGCATCCAGGGCCTGGTTGCGGTCGTCCTCCTGGGCCCAGTGCATGGCATCGAGGAGCATCCTGTTGGGATAGCCGAGCCGGCCGATAATCGACACGAACGAATCCGGCAGCCGCGGCGGCAGCTCGACCCCGTTCATCACACCCCAGGCAAGGGTCCAGGCCCTGGCCACGTTGACCAGGTTGTATCCGCCCCCTCCCACGGCAACCCAGGGAATGCCGAGCGCCTTGAGCTTGCGCAGAATATAGGTGTAGCTGTGAGTCGTCACCTCAAGCCGCGTGAGGGGATCGGTACGGAAGGTGTCGGCGCCCAGTTGGGTCACGAGGACATCGGGATTATAGGCGGCGAGAAGCGGAAACGCCACTTCGTCGAAGGCCTTCATGAAAAGCGCATCGTCGGCGTGGGCCACAAGCGGGATATTGACCGAATACCCCGTGCCCGCGCCGGTGCCGGTTTCCCCCTCGAAACCGGTGCCGGGGAAAAAGTACATGCCGCTCTCGTGAATCGAAATGGTCAGGACCCGGTCCGTATCGTAGAACGCTTCCTGCACGCCGTCGCCGTGGTGGGCGTCGATATCGAGGTACGCCACCCGCAGGCCCTTTTCCAGGAGCAGGTTGATGGCCACGACCGCGTCGTTCAGATAGGAAAATCCCGAGGCCTTGGCCCGATGGGCATGATGCCACCCCCCCGCGAGGTTGAAGGCGATGTCGTAGCCCTCCTCGGCAACCAGCCGGGCCGCCTCGATGGTCCCTCCGGCACCCAGCCGGGCCCAGTCGTAGAGCCCCCGGAAAACCGGGTTGTCCAGATCGCCGAGACCGTACCGGAAATCAGCGCGGGCATCGTCCGACTCGCTGAATTCCCTGAGACGATCGAGATAGTCGGGGGAGTGAAAGGTGAGCAGCGCCTCTTCCGTGGCCCGGGGACAGTCGAGGGTGCTGGCGTCCGGAAGCTCCATGAGGCCATAGGCGCGCATGAGCTCGAAGGCGAGGAGAAAACGCTGAATCTTGAACGGATGGTCGTCGCCATAGCTGAACCGGGCGAAATCGTTCGAGTATATGAGGGCTGTTCTGGCTGGCAATAGGATTCCCGTGACAAAAAGACGCAAGAAACCTCAATTTCTTTTAACCACGCGAATTTACAATGTAGACGTTCCCCCGTCAACCCCTATTTTCCCCAGCGGTCGGAGCGTACCGCAGAACGGACGCCATTATGTGAGGCAGCCTTGCCGAAGGGTTGGCCAGGGCGAACATCCAATGGTGCATTCGAATACAGCCATTTCCTGTGATTTCAAACCATTATCGGTTTTGCAGAGAGAGTGCCATCGAAGGCAGAGCCCCAACGGCTGGCATGACCGCAGACCACTGGATGGCTTCTCTGTCACCCGCGCCGGCACCGACTGCCCAGTTCACCAGACAGGCACCTATCCTGAGGATCATGTGCGTTAATCCTGCCTGACATATCGAACAAAAGCCCCCGCCTGCGCCTCCTGTTTCCCCACGACAACCCCCCGGATTTTTTGACAACAACTCTAAAGTATTCTCATTACCGGCCGATTTGATTACCATGGGATACACATGCGACAGGCGAGTGCGCATACGCCGGCCAAGGGTCACACCGCAACCGGTGTGATATCAAGCGGTTGGTATACGGTGCAAAGTGTGTCATAGTAGTGGTCGGACCGCAAGATCACTACCACAAACGCAATGGAGAGCATACATGCCGGACAAGAAGCAGTTGGGCGATCTTCTCGTGGATGCGGGGATCATCACGGTAAAGACCCTTGAGCGGGCCCTTGATCGGCAAAAGGGGAGCGGCAAGCGCCTCGGCCAGATCCTGGAAGAGATGGGGGTCATTAACGGCGACGAACTGATCGACGCCCTCTCCAAGCAGTT of Geobacter anodireducens contains these proteins:
- a CDS encoding histidine kinase, translated to MGNILIVDDDRSFSQFLKKYIRQCFPALRVHTCSDPVRALGLIRKGDVDLLLVDYEMPVMDGEKVVRYACQVGMDRNRIIVLSSRDADYLHQHFPLGTCLAVMNKYEAGQKAVLDMVLGSLQRKTSEAVCR
- a CDS encoding ABC transporter substrate-binding protein → MAFRKPFIALACMLCLCCGASSAFAAGKLVAAVLTSDMERYRDAYRSFLKALAARGYEEGAVEVVTQTPNPDPISWANSVRKFDAIKPDLLVTFGAPATLAAKQETSGIPVVFVDVYGPVETGISRSMSQTGGSLCGVSSKVPVATLIRAMGDIRPIRVLGVLYNTREAGSILQLKEVKRVAAQQGFAVVEANVPSAAGLDTALTYLLGRADCLFVSESSVIGKGFDRIVRKATDARVAVISLTPGSSERGALVSLEISPTEQGQLAADYASKILSGRRPGEFPVYTPRKVDLVLNMGVARTLDLHVPFKALSAATRVIK
- a CDS encoding ABC transporter ATP-binding protein: MDSAHDGEGLFHKLMHGLAPSFFQKEGCDCRVDLTDTRGVSIRIENLNKHFGEKHVLKDVNLAINAGETFCIIGPSGTGKSVLLRHIVKLERPDSGEIFIDGHPVFVNRGKDTPSDYRYSMVFQSSALFNSLTVGENVGLWLREKRICKEQRIREIIREKLAMVGLENTEQLKTSELSGGMKKRVAIARSLAMNPDLILYDEPTAELDPVTTDELANTILRLKETTKNTTIIVTHDLNFALYVSDRIAMMHDGGIVDVGTPAEIKASQNPIVRGFIYTTTKGIKGE
- a CDS encoding histone deacetylase translates to MPARTALIYSNDFARFSYGDDHPFKIQRFLLAFELMRAYGLMELPDASTLDCPRATEEALLTFHSPDYLDRLREFSESDDARADFRYGLGDLDNPVFRGLYDWARLGAGGTIEAARLVAEEGYDIAFNLAGGWHHAHRAKASGFSYLNDAVVAINLLLEKGLRVAYLDIDAHHGDGVQEAFYDTDRVLTISIHESGMYFFPGTGFEGETGTGAGTGYSVNIPLVAHADDALFMKAFDEVAFPLLAAYNPDVLVTQLGADTFRTDPLTRLEVTTHSYTYILRKLKALGIPWVAVGGGGYNLVNVARAWTLAWGVMNGVELPPRLPDSFVSIIGRLGYPNRMLLDAMHWAQEDDRNQALDAVEHSIALIRKTIFPVIIGSYGETSGE